Proteins encoded in a region of the Streptomyces sp. PCS3-D2 genome:
- a CDS encoding DUF5719 family protein yields the protein MKQRAPLTLAAVVAALAALTGAAALTAPAPAGGAPDAKAAASARMPVERSLLVCPGPSSSDIAETTYTSFTPGSPAGQGKGSARLLGATKDAKPVLEPKEPGKPVGATASGADAPALTGSADGVLAPGWTAQLTTRISVGRARGLLGVGCTEPGTDFWFPGVSTAKGREDYVHLTNPDDAAAVVDIALFGPDGAAKTDAGAGENIRVDPKSTKTVLLSSLLPATQLADATAHVTTRAGRVGASVQVSEESVGADWLPASTDPAGSLVLPGIPADAASVRLVAFVPGEEDADLKLRLAGPGGAISPAGSEQLHVKAGMTAVMDLKDLTRGEPGSLLLAPADAKKTTPLVAAVRVVRGSGAKQELGFIPATGPVGDRATVADNRPEENTTLLSLTAPGADAKVRVTASPGTAGGEPASQEVTVKAGTTQTLTLAPAGGKGSYALTVETLSGGPVHAARTLSLPNDGIAMFTVQALSDDHSTVSVPEAEQDLSVLTR from the coding sequence GTGAAGCAGCGCGCACCCCTGACGCTGGCGGCCGTGGTCGCGGCACTGGCCGCCCTCACCGGCGCGGCCGCCCTCACCGCGCCCGCCCCCGCGGGCGGGGCCCCCGACGCCAAGGCGGCGGCCTCGGCCCGGATGCCGGTCGAGCGATCCCTCCTGGTGTGCCCGGGGCCCAGCTCCTCGGACATCGCCGAGACCACGTACACCTCCTTCACGCCGGGTTCCCCCGCCGGCCAGGGCAAGGGCTCGGCCCGGCTGCTCGGCGCGACCAAGGACGCCAAACCCGTCCTGGAACCCAAAGAACCCGGCAAGCCGGTCGGCGCCACGGCCAGTGGTGCCGACGCCCCCGCACTCACCGGCAGCGCCGACGGGGTCCTCGCCCCCGGCTGGACGGCCCAGCTGACCACCAGGATCTCGGTCGGCCGGGCCCGGGGCCTGCTCGGCGTCGGCTGCACGGAGCCCGGCACCGACTTCTGGTTCCCCGGGGTCAGCACCGCCAAGGGGCGCGAGGACTACGTCCACCTCACCAACCCCGACGACGCGGCCGCCGTCGTCGACATCGCGCTCTTCGGCCCCGACGGCGCGGCCAAGACCGACGCGGGCGCCGGCGAGAACATCCGCGTCGACCCGAAGTCCACCAAGACCGTCCTGCTCTCCTCCCTCCTCCCGGCCACCCAGCTCGCCGACGCCACCGCCCACGTGACGACCCGGGCCGGTCGGGTGGGCGCCTCCGTGCAGGTCTCCGAGGAGAGCGTCGGCGCCGACTGGCTGCCCGCCTCCACCGACCCGGCGGGCTCGCTGGTGCTGCCCGGCATCCCGGCGGACGCCGCCTCCGTACGGCTGGTCGCCTTCGTGCCCGGCGAGGAGGACGCGGACCTGAAGCTGCGCCTGGCCGGACCGGGCGGCGCCATCAGCCCGGCGGGCAGTGAGCAGCTGCACGTCAAGGCGGGCATGACGGCGGTCATGGACCTCAAGGACCTGACCCGGGGCGAGCCGGGCTCGCTGCTGCTGGCCCCGGCGGACGCCAAGAAGACCACACCGCTGGTCGCCGCGGTCCGAGTGGTCCGCGGCAGCGGCGCCAAGCAGGAGCTCGGCTTCATCCCGGCCACCGGGCCGGTCGGCGATCGGGCCACCGTGGCCGACAACCGGCCCGAGGAGAACACCACCCTGCTGTCGCTGACCGCGCCGGGCGCTGATGCGAAGGTCAGGGTGACGGCGTCCCCGGGCACCGCAGGAGGCGAGCCCGCCTCCCAGGAGGTCACGGTCAAGGCGGGCACCACCCAGACGCTGACCCTGGCCCCCGCGGGCGGAAAGGGCTCCTACGCCCTCACCGTCGAAACCCTCTCGGGCGGCCCGGTCCACGCGGCCCGCACCCTTTCCCTCCCGAACGACGGCATCGCGATGTTCACCGTCCAGGCCCTCTCCGACGACCACTCCACGGTGTCGGTCCCCGAGGCCGAGCAGGACCTCTCCGTCCTGACCAGGTGA
- a CDS encoding metallopeptidase family protein produces the protein MTDTPLPPCPAEPPAGVPVEPRTRRRDRHGRGMRGPLAPPQVPLAASRAELFGDLVRDSVERLERRWPQLSEVEFLVGDVPGPPGGADGGWNDEAVPLGAVSESRPGRPARIMVFRRPVEIRTKTRDEKALLVHEIVVEQVAELLGLTPETVDPRYGQD, from the coding sequence GTGACGGACACGCCTCTTCCCCCCTGCCCCGCCGAGCCTCCCGCGGGGGTCCCCGTCGAGCCCAGAACGCGTCGGCGGGACCGGCACGGGCGCGGGATGCGCGGTCCGCTGGCTCCTCCCCAGGTACCCCTGGCGGCGAGCCGGGCGGAGCTGTTCGGGGATCTCGTGCGGGACTCCGTGGAGCGGCTGGAGCGGCGCTGGCCGCAGCTGTCCGAGGTGGAGTTCCTGGTCGGCGACGTGCCGGGGCCTCCGGGCGGTGCCGACGGCGGCTGGAACGACGAGGCGGTGCCGCTCGGTGCGGTGTCGGAGTCCCGGCCGGGACGGCCGGCCCGGATCATGGTCTTCCGGCGGCCGGTGGAGATCCGTACGAAGACGCGCGACGAGAAGGCGCTGCTGGTGCACGAGATCGTGGTGGAGCAGGTGGCGGAGCTGCTCGGACTCACTCCGGAGACGGTGGACCCCCGCTACGGCCAGGACTGA